The following coding sequences are from one Geothrix sp. window:
- a CDS encoding cellulose synthase family protein: MEVVKSVVLVTYFTLLTILSIYGAHRLWMLLLYYRHKKDVPQPQGDESYLPVVTVQLAVFNEMNVIERLMDYVVKMDWPKEKLEIQVLDDSTDDTVKVASAVVDRYKALGFDIHYLHRTDRTGFKAGALSEGLKVAKGELVAMFDADFLPTVDFLRKAVPHFADGKVAFVQGCWAHLNREFSLLTQVQAILLDGHFVFEHTARNRSKAFFNFSGTAGMWRVSAIADAGGWEHDTITEDADLSYRAQLKGWKGVYLKDLVVPAELPVEVNAFKSQQHRWAKGNAQVIRKLMKTIWKSNESLHTKLECWFHLTANCNYMLMVVLSIIMVPAMIFRAGTPIHILLLTDGPFFLLNAVSVGLYFGLSQKELTDNTGWTRRLKYIPGLMGLGIGLALNQAKAVLEGFFTDDKEFKRTPKYGVDANGNSVTKRAYKVPKSLMTFLELGFAIYYFGAVLVAIYIRKWASVPFLWLFFSGFSYMSILSLADVKLFRRLAMDEPADDAQSASNFVQ, translated from the coding sequence ATGGAAGTCGTCAAATCCGTCGTACTCGTCACCTACTTCACGTTGCTCACCATCCTGAGCATCTACGGGGCGCACCGCCTCTGGATGCTGCTGCTCTACTACCGCCACAAGAAGGACGTGCCCCAGCCCCAGGGCGATGAGAGCTACCTTCCCGTGGTCACGGTGCAGCTGGCCGTGTTCAACGAGATGAACGTCATCGAGCGGCTCATGGACTACGTCGTCAAGATGGACTGGCCCAAGGAGAAGCTCGAAATCCAGGTCCTGGACGACTCCACGGATGACACCGTCAAGGTGGCCAGCGCCGTGGTGGATCGATACAAAGCCCTGGGCTTTGACATCCACTACCTGCATCGGACGGACCGCACGGGCTTCAAGGCCGGCGCCCTGTCCGAAGGCCTCAAGGTCGCCAAGGGCGAGCTGGTGGCCATGTTCGACGCCGACTTCCTCCCCACGGTCGACTTCCTCCGCAAGGCCGTGCCCCACTTCGCGGATGGCAAGGTGGCGTTCGTGCAGGGCTGCTGGGCCCACCTCAACCGCGAGTTCTCCCTGCTGACCCAGGTGCAGGCCATCCTGCTCGACGGCCACTTCGTGTTCGAGCACACCGCCCGCAACCGCTCCAAGGCCTTCTTCAACTTCAGCGGCACCGCCGGCATGTGGCGCGTCTCGGCCATCGCAGACGCCGGTGGCTGGGAGCACGACACCATCACCGAGGATGCCGACCTGTCCTACCGCGCCCAGCTCAAGGGCTGGAAGGGCGTCTACCTCAAGGATCTGGTGGTCCCCGCCGAGCTGCCCGTCGAGGTCAACGCCTTCAAGAGCCAGCAGCACCGCTGGGCCAAGGGCAATGCCCAGGTCATCCGCAAGCTCATGAAGACCATCTGGAAGTCCAACGAGAGCCTGCACACCAAGCTGGAGTGCTGGTTCCACCTGACGGCCAACTGCAACTACATGCTGATGGTGGTGCTCTCCATCATCATGGTGCCCGCCATGATCTTCCGGGCCGGCACCCCCATCCACATCCTGCTGCTGACCGACGGCCCCTTCTTCCTCCTGAACGCCGTCAGCGTGGGTCTCTACTTCGGGCTCTCCCAGAAGGAGCTCACCGACAACACCGGCTGGACCCGCCGCCTGAAGTACATCCCCGGCCTCATGGGCCTGGGCATCGGCCTCGCCCTGAACCAGGCCAAGGCCGTGCTGGAAGGCTTCTTCACCGACGACAAGGAGTTCAAGCGCACCCCCAAGTACGGCGTGGACGCCAATGGCAACTCGGTCACCAAGCGGGCCTACAAGGTGCCCAAGAGCCTCATGACCTTCCTGGAGCTGGGCTTCGCCATCTACTACTTCGGCGCGGTGCTGGTGGCCATCTACATCCGCAAGTGGGCCTCCGTGCCCTTCCTCTGGCTGTTCTTCAGCGGCTTCTCGTACATGAGCATCCTGTCCCTGGCCGACGTGAAGCTGTTCCGCCGCCTGGCCATGGATGAACCCGCCGACGACGCGCAGAGCGCCTCGAACTTCGTCCAGTAG
- a CDS encoding EscU/YscU/HrcU family type III secretion system export apparatus switch protein, whose translation MARPAARPGSSRPRAAALRYRPEVPFQDAAPRLVAKGQGLLAERILELAKQHGVSITKDPDLLAALEPLDLDRLIPPDLFQAVAVLLAALYRANKELSPK comes from the coding sequence ATGGCTCGTCCAGCGGCCCGCCCCGGATCCTCCCGCCCCCGTGCCGCCGCCCTGCGGTACCGGCCGGAGGTGCCGTTCCAGGATGCCGCGCCCCGGCTCGTCGCGAAGGGCCAGGGGCTCTTGGCCGAGCGCATCCTGGAGCTGGCAAAGCAGCACGGGGTGTCGATCACCAAGGATCCGGACCTGCTGGCGGCCCTCGAGCCCCTGGACCTGGACCGCCTCATCCCGCCTGACCTCTTCCAGGCCGTGGCCGTGCTGCTGGCTGCGCTGTACCGGGCCAATAAGGAGCTTTCCCCCAAGTGA
- a CDS encoding PHP domain-containing protein, translating to MIDLHCHTLHSDGTDTPEGLALLGEAARLSALCLTDHDTLGGIPRFLAMQPQVKVRLLVGTELSCRFLGQSLHVLGLLVDPEDGTFQSRLVELRGRREDRNRRMILRLAELGCPITLEDVQAQADTPLLSRVHFAKALATRGFVRRAPEAFERLIGDDCPGFVPREELSPSEAARWIREAGGVPVVAHPGRFIGGGFRWDDAMADLQRQGLEGLEGYYGEYRGSEQKYFVTLAARLGMVVTGGSDYHGANKPGLRLGRGRGGLQVPDDLLDRLETQQRIGSYH from the coding sequence GTGATTGATCTCCACTGCCACACCCTCCATTCCGATGGCACGGACACCCCGGAGGGCTTGGCTCTGCTCGGCGAGGCCGCACGCCTGTCGGCCCTCTGCCTCACCGACCACGACACCCTGGGGGGGATCCCCCGGTTCCTCGCCATGCAGCCCCAGGTGAAGGTGCGGCTCCTGGTGGGCACCGAGCTCAGCTGCCGCTTCCTGGGGCAGTCGCTGCACGTCCTGGGACTGCTGGTGGATCCGGAGGATGGAACGTTTCAATCCCGGCTGGTGGAGCTCCGCGGACGCCGCGAGGACCGGAACCGGCGCATGATCCTGCGCCTGGCGGAGCTGGGTTGCCCCATCACCCTCGAGGATGTCCAGGCCCAAGCGGACACCCCCCTGCTCTCCCGAGTCCATTTCGCCAAGGCCCTGGCCACCCGGGGCTTCGTCCGGCGGGCTCCGGAGGCCTTCGAGCGGCTCATCGGGGATGACTGCCCGGGCTTCGTGCCCCGGGAGGAGCTGAGCCCCAGCGAGGCGGCCCGGTGGATCCGCGAGGCCGGCGGCGTGCCCGTGGTGGCCCACCCCGGCCGCTTCATCGGAGGCGGTTTTCGTTGGGACGACGCCATGGCGGACCTGCAACGGCAGGGGCTCGAAGGCCTGGAAGGGTATTACGGCGAGTACCGCGGCTCCGAGCAGAAGTATTTCGTGACCCTGGCCGCCCGGCTGGGCATGGTCGTCACCGGTGGCAGCGACTACCACGGAGCCAACAAGCCGGGGCTGCGCCTAGGCCGCGGCCGCGGCGGCCTCCAGGTCCCCGATGACCTTCTCGATCGATTGGAAACCCAGCAAAGAATTGGCAGTTACCACTGA
- a CDS encoding response regulator, whose translation MSKRILLVEDDPINVKFIQTVLTKKGGYEVLVSEEVDEILRLAREADLAAIIMDVSLSRSSYEGRKVDGIFITQLLKKDEITRHIPVLLATAHAMFGDREKYLELTGAEGYIAKPIHDPATLITAVKAVIEP comes from the coding sequence ATGTCCAAACGGATCCTCCTGGTGGAGGACGACCCCATCAATGTGAAGTTCATCCAGACGGTGCTCACCAAGAAGGGTGGGTACGAAGTCCTGGTATCGGAGGAAGTGGACGAGATCCTCCGCCTGGCCCGCGAAGCCGATCTCGCGGCCATCATCATGGACGTGAGCCTCTCCCGCTCCAGCTACGAAGGCCGCAAGGTGGACGGGATCTTCATCACGCAGCTGCTGAAGAAGGACGAGATCACGCGCCACATTCCGGTCCTGCTGGCCACGGCCCACGCCATGTTCGGCGACCGGGAGAAGTACCTCGAGCTGACCGGAGCCGAAGGCTACATCGCCAAGCCCATCCATGACCCTGCCACCCTGATCACGGCCGTCAAAGCCGTCATCGAGCCCTGA
- a CDS encoding tRNA pseudouridine synthase A, which translates to MALKVPPIAAFRLLLEYDGSRFQGWQKQGAKQSREGVRTVAGSLEHAIHEVGLRLVHLGGAGRTDAGVHALGQVAHLHLEAKGAPRPGELRRALDAALPQDIALRDVRTCPPRFHARHDAVDRTYLYQISRRRSAFGKPWIWWVKRNLDLDRLSRAWAAFEGDQDVSAFADLDTEEDGRARILRCEVVEAGSLVLLRVRATHFFRRQVRRMVGASVACALGEEEPRRVLEDLRNPTEAANLYWGAKAAPSSGLFLEAVRYSGDPEPGPPRPTLFIP; encoded by the coding sequence ATGGCCCTGAAAGTCCCGCCCATCGCCGCCTTCCGGCTGCTGCTCGAATACGACGGAAGCCGCTTCCAGGGCTGGCAGAAGCAGGGCGCCAAACAATCGCGGGAGGGCGTCCGCACCGTGGCGGGAAGCCTCGAACACGCCATCCACGAGGTGGGCCTGCGCCTGGTGCATCTGGGCGGTGCCGGCCGCACGGACGCCGGCGTCCATGCCCTCGGCCAGGTCGCGCACCTCCACCTGGAGGCCAAAGGGGCGCCCCGCCCCGGTGAGCTGCGGCGCGCCCTGGACGCCGCGCTACCCCAGGACATCGCCCTCCGCGACGTGCGCACCTGTCCACCCCGGTTCCACGCCCGCCACGATGCCGTCGACCGCACCTATCTGTACCAGATCAGCCGCCGGCGCAGCGCCTTCGGCAAACCCTGGATCTGGTGGGTGAAACGCAACCTGGATCTCGATCGTCTCAGCCGGGCCTGGGCTGCCTTCGAAGGGGACCAGGACGTGTCCGCCTTCGCCGACCTGGACACGGAAGAGGACGGCCGGGCCCGCATCCTCCGCTGCGAGGTGGTCGAAGCGGGTTCTCTGGTCCTGCTCCGGGTCCGGGCCACGCACTTCTTCCGCCGGCAGGTGCGCCGCATGGTCGGTGCCTCCGTCGCCTGCGCCCTGGGCGAGGAGGAACCACGCCGGGTGCTGGAGGATCTGCGGAATCCCACTGAAGCCGCCAACCTCTACTGGGGCGCCAAGGCCGCGCCGTCCTCGGGCCTGTTCCTGGAGGCTGTCCGCTATTCCGGGGACCCCGAGCCCGGACCGCCGAGGCCCACCCTGTTCATCCCCTGA
- a CDS encoding HD domain-containing protein, which translates to MLTRDEAWQLLCDWTPSEKLRTHARAVELVMRDLAAGLGQDVERFGLAGLLHDADYDSWPSEHPKRIVAWLQERGDEDLAHAISAHYTRWNVPYDSLLDQALLASDEITGFVMACALVRPTRTEGLEPKSVKKKLKDKAFAAGVDRHEVAEGLRMLIEAVGGTEDEHLARIIAVLHGHRVELGLA; encoded by the coding sequence ATGCTCACCCGCGACGAAGCCTGGCAGCTGCTCTGCGACTGGACGCCTTCCGAGAAACTGCGCACGCATGCCCGGGCCGTGGAGCTGGTGATGCGCGATCTTGCGGCGGGCCTGGGCCAGGACGTGGAGCGTTTCGGCCTGGCGGGTCTTCTGCATGATGCGGACTACGACTCGTGGCCGAGCGAGCATCCGAAGCGCATCGTCGCCTGGCTGCAGGAAAGGGGCGACGAGGACCTGGCCCACGCCATCAGCGCCCACTACACCCGCTGGAACGTCCCCTACGACAGCCTGCTGGACCAGGCCCTGCTGGCCTCGGATGAGATCACCGGCTTCGTCATGGCCTGCGCCCTGGTGCGCCCCACCCGCACCGAGGGGCTGGAGCCGAAGAGCGTGAAGAAGAAGCTCAAGGACAAGGCCTTCGCCGCAGGCGTGGACCGCCATGAAGTGGCCGAAGGGCTGCGCATGCTGATCGAGGCCGTAGGCGGCACCGAGGATGAGCACTTGGCCCGGATCATCGCCGTGCTGCACGGGCACCGGGTGGAGCTGGGCCTGGCCTAG
- a CDS encoding CapA family protein, which yields MGLMRLRHFRALLALGLGLVGCRSRKVDAPPAPPASLTVVAVGDILMHQDVKRAAEVDPNGFPSLWGDLIPLFKGADLSFGNLESPIAPRTGRPGVPFQFNAPESLPAALRASGFTVLATANNHAFDQGPKGVRETLERLRAERLVALGSGEDRVQAEIVPILECRGLRVACLGFTDLFNLDLNRKATEPWVRPLDLEPALQAVREARSRADLVLVSLHWGNEYQHTPTKRQRDIARALVDAGCDLILGHHPHVLQPVELLESSGRKALVVYSLGNFISNQDRMYRADLFPVAGGDSRDGAALRVRFERRPGPDGRERVLLAEAAVEPLWTENNWGASSGRREIRVIRVAAAEARVRAELGQLSAVGEAPKSAQEEAQRRKAILEKQEYLRTLILRRRRVAEVVGEAFVP from the coding sequence ATGGGCCTGATGCGCCTGCGCCACTTCCGGGCCCTGCTCGCGCTCGGGCTCGGCCTGGTGGGTTGCCGCTCGCGTAAGGTGGACGCACCACCGGCGCCCCCGGCGAGCCTCACGGTGGTGGCCGTGGGCGACATCCTCATGCACCAGGATGTAAAACGGGCCGCCGAAGTGGATCCCAACGGCTTCCCCTCCCTCTGGGGCGACCTGATCCCGCTGTTCAAGGGGGCCGACCTTTCCTTCGGCAACCTGGAATCGCCCATCGCCCCGCGGACCGGAAGGCCGGGCGTGCCCTTCCAGTTCAACGCTCCGGAGTCTCTGCCCGCCGCGCTCCGGGCCAGTGGTTTCACCGTGCTCGCCACGGCGAACAACCACGCTTTCGATCAGGGCCCCAAAGGCGTCCGGGAGACCCTGGAGCGCCTGCGGGCCGAGCGGCTGGTGGCCCTCGGCAGCGGTGAGGACCGGGTCCAGGCGGAGATCGTGCCGATCCTCGAATGCCGGGGACTCCGGGTGGCCTGCCTCGGATTCACCGACCTCTTCAACCTCGACCTCAACCGCAAGGCCACCGAGCCCTGGGTGCGCCCCCTGGACCTCGAACCGGCCCTCCAGGCGGTCCGCGAGGCCCGGAGCCGGGCCGACCTCGTGCTGGTCAGCCTGCACTGGGGCAACGAGTACCAGCACACCCCCACGAAGCGGCAGAGGGACATCGCCCGGGCCCTCGTCGATGCTGGTTGCGACCTGATCCTGGGGCATCATCCGCACGTGCTCCAGCCCGTGGAGCTGCTGGAATCCAGCGGCCGGAAGGCCCTGGTGGTCTACTCGCTGGGCAACTTCATCAGCAACCAGGACCGCATGTACCGGGCGGATCTCTTCCCCGTGGCCGGGGGGGACAGCCGTGACGGGGCCGCGCTGAGGGTCCGCTTCGAACGCAGGCCCGGCCCCGATGGCAGGGAGCGGGTGCTGCTCGCCGAGGCTGCGGTCGAGCCCCTCTGGACCGAGAACAACTGGGGTGCATCCTCCGGCCGCAGAGAGATCCGCGTCATCCGGGTGGCCGCTGCCGAGGCCAGGGTCCGGGCCGAGCTGGGCCAGCTCTCCGCTGTGGGGGAGGCTCCGAAGTCGGCGCAGGAGGAGGCCCAGCGCCGAAAGGCCATCCTCGAAAAGCAGGAGTACCTCCGCACGCTCATCCTGCGCCGGAGGCGGGTGGCCGAGGTCGTGGGCGAGGCCTTCGTGCCCTAG
- a CDS encoding radical SAM protein, producing the protein MTDLIKAHLDHRRVWRDFDYCYPVISRRSRGVSLGVNLNPDKVCNFDCVYCEVDRLTPPKRKDLDLDLLVEELGLLLDLATSGEIYQIPPFDSARPEQRRLNDIAFSGDGEPTTAREFAAVVDRVARLKVQRGLDLVKLVLITDSSRLQAPEVVTGLETLMAHEGEVWAKLDAGTEAYYREICRSQIPFQRILDNLLATARRWPILIQTLFLDWKGQGPSEAELEAYCGRLEHILDHGGQLQAVQLYTVARPTPEPDARPLWHLEMDAIAASLRGRLPGLPVEVYYGPEEWA; encoded by the coding sequence ATGACGGATCTCATCAAGGCCCACCTGGATCATCGGCGCGTGTGGCGGGATTTCGACTACTGCTACCCCGTGATCTCGCGCCGGAGCCGAGGGGTCAGCCTGGGCGTGAACCTCAACCCGGACAAGGTCTGCAATTTCGATTGCGTCTACTGCGAGGTGGATCGCCTTACGCCCCCCAAGCGGAAGGATCTGGACCTGGACCTGCTGGTGGAGGAACTGGGCCTGCTGCTCGACCTGGCCACCAGCGGTGAGATCTACCAGATCCCACCCTTCGACTCTGCGCGGCCGGAGCAGCGCCGCCTCAACGACATCGCCTTCAGCGGGGATGGCGAACCCACGACGGCGCGGGAATTCGCCGCGGTGGTGGACCGGGTGGCCCGTCTCAAGGTCCAGCGGGGTCTGGATCTGGTGAAGCTGGTGCTCATCACGGACTCCAGCCGGCTCCAGGCTCCCGAGGTGGTGACGGGCCTGGAGACCCTCATGGCCCACGAGGGCGAAGTCTGGGCCAAGCTGGATGCGGGGACCGAGGCCTATTATCGGGAGATCTGCCGGAGCCAGATCCCCTTCCAGCGCATCCTCGACAACCTGCTGGCCACGGCCCGCCGCTGGCCGATCCTGATCCAGACCCTGTTCCTCGACTGGAAGGGACAGGGCCCCAGCGAGGCCGAGCTCGAGGCCTACTGCGGAAGGCTGGAGCACATCCTCGACCACGGGGGACAGCTGCAGGCCGTCCAGCTCTATACGGTGGCCCGCCCCACCCCGGAGCCGGATGCGAGGCCCCTCTGGCACCTCGAGATGGATGCCATCGCGGCCAGCCTGCGCGGTCGCCTCCCGGGTCTGCCGGTCGAGGTGTACTACGGCCCGGAGGAATGGGCCTGA
- a CDS encoding acyl-CoA thioesterase — protein sequence MLISREMVLNMDIALNEAMFGGDMMARMDKVAGITASLMSRNRRFLTLKVSELCFHSPVRAGEIIEFFATIARQGNTSMTLQINVQVYEPVSDLRRDVTSGEFVMVAVDEALRPEPILWKPDMVQAAAGTHDGPPGLRADRS from the coding sequence ATGCTGATCTCCCGCGAAATGGTCCTGAACATGGACATCGCCCTGAACGAGGCGATGTTCGGCGGGGACATGATGGCCCGCATGGACAAGGTGGCCGGCATCACGGCGTCGCTGATGTCCCGCAACCGGCGCTTCCTCACGCTGAAGGTATCCGAGCTCTGCTTCCACAGCCCCGTGCGGGCCGGGGAGATCATCGAGTTCTTCGCGACCATCGCCCGACAGGGGAACACGAGCATGACGCTGCAGATCAACGTGCAGGTCTATGAGCCCGTGTCTGACTTGCGTCGCGACGTGACCAGTGGCGAATTCGTCATGGTGGCGGTGGATGAGGCCCTTCGACCGGAACCCATTCTCTGGAAACCGGACATGGTCCAGGCGGCGGCTGGGACTCACGATGGGCCCCCCGGGTTGCGGGCGGACAGGTCCTGA
- the sucD gene encoding succinate--CoA ligase subunit alpha — translation MAVLVGNHTKLIVQGITGREGLFHAKGSRDYGTNVVGGVTPGKGGTEIEGFPVFNTVKDAVAKTGANATMIFVPPVGAADAILEALEAGIELIVCITEGIPVLDMVKVKRVLPDYPKSRLIGPNCPGIISPGLAKIGIMPGRIHKQGHVGVVSRSGTLTYEAVGQLTALGIGQSTCIGIGGDPVNGTSHIDALRLFQDDPDTHAIIMIGEIGGSAEEEAAEFVKQYVTKPVVAFIAGQTAPPGRRMGHAGAIISGGKGTAAEKMKALTAAGITVVQSPADMGKALAERLK, via the coding sequence ATGGCTGTTCTCGTGGGCAACCACACCAAGCTCATCGTCCAGGGCATCACGGGCCGCGAAGGCCTCTTCCACGCCAAGGGATCCCGCGACTACGGCACCAACGTGGTCGGCGGCGTGACTCCCGGCAAGGGCGGCACCGAGATCGAGGGCTTCCCCGTCTTCAACACCGTGAAGGACGCCGTGGCCAAGACCGGCGCCAACGCCACCATGATCTTCGTGCCCCCCGTGGGCGCGGCGGACGCCATTCTGGAGGCCCTGGAAGCGGGCATCGAGCTCATCGTCTGCATCACCGAGGGCATTCCCGTCCTCGACATGGTGAAGGTGAAGCGCGTCCTGCCCGACTACCCCAAGAGCCGCCTCATCGGCCCCAACTGCCCGGGCATCATCAGCCCCGGCCTGGCCAAGATCGGCATCATGCCCGGCCGCATCCACAAGCAGGGCCACGTGGGCGTGGTCAGCCGCTCCGGCACCCTGACCTATGAAGCCGTGGGCCAGCTCACGGCGCTGGGCATCGGCCAGAGCACCTGCATCGGCATCGGCGGCGACCCCGTCAACGGCACCAGCCACATCGATGCCCTGCGCCTGTTCCAGGACGATCCGGACACCCACGCCATCATCATGATCGGCGAGATCGGCGGCAGCGCCGAGGAGGAGGCCGCGGAGTTCGTGAAGCAGTACGTCACCAAGCCCGTGGTGGCCTTCATCGCCGGCCAGACGGCCCCTCCGGGCCGCCGCATGGGCCACGCCGGCGCCATCATCTCCGGGGGCAAGGGCACCGCCGCCGAGAAGATGAAGGCCCTCACCGCCGCCGGCATCACCGTCGTGCAGAGCCCCGCCGACATGGGCAAGGCCCTGGCCGAGCGGCTGAAGTAG
- the sucC gene encoding ADP-forming succinate--CoA ligase subunit beta, giving the protein MNIHEYQAKELLRLYRVATPDGKVAQDAEEARMITKEYGGASVVKAQIHAGGRGKGGGVKFANDPDKAAELFKAIFGMQLITKQTGAEGRKVHTVFISKPVDIARELYLSFLVDRGSSRVTILASTEGGVEIEEVAEKTPEKIVKVAVDPALGLSGFQARQVAFALGLEGDTFKQGVVFLQNLYKLFMEKDCSMVEINPLVITKTGEVTALDAKIGFDDNALFRHPDVLAFRDLNEEAEEEIAASKFNLNFIKLDGQIGCMVNGAGLAMGTMDIIKYHGGSPANFLDVGGGATEDAVKNAFRIILQDPAVKAVLVNIFGGIMRCDVVAAGIVNAAKEIGIQVPVVVRLEGTNVEEGKKILAESGLNLIVAADLKDAAEKVVASIK; this is encoded by the coding sequence ATGAACATCCACGAATACCAAGCCAAGGAACTGCTTCGGCTCTACAGAGTGGCCACGCCGGACGGCAAGGTCGCCCAGGACGCGGAAGAGGCCCGCATGATCACCAAGGAATACGGTGGTGCCAGCGTGGTGAAGGCCCAGATCCATGCCGGGGGCCGTGGCAAGGGTGGGGGTGTGAAGTTCGCGAACGATCCCGACAAGGCCGCCGAGCTGTTCAAGGCCATCTTCGGCATGCAGCTCATCACCAAGCAGACCGGCGCCGAGGGGCGCAAGGTCCACACGGTGTTCATCTCCAAACCCGTGGACATCGCCCGGGAGCTCTACCTGAGCTTCCTGGTGGACCGCGGCTCCAGTCGCGTAACCATCCTGGCCTCCACCGAGGGTGGCGTGGAGATCGAGGAGGTCGCCGAGAAGACCCCCGAGAAGATCGTCAAGGTGGCCGTGGACCCGGCCCTGGGCCTCAGTGGCTTCCAGGCCCGCCAGGTGGCCTTCGCCCTGGGCCTCGAAGGCGACACGTTCAAGCAGGGCGTGGTGTTCCTGCAGAACCTCTACAAGCTCTTCATGGAGAAGGACTGCTCCATGGTGGAGATCAACCCCCTGGTGATCACCAAGACCGGCGAGGTCACCGCGCTGGATGCCAAGATCGGCTTCGACGACAACGCGCTGTTCCGCCACCCCGACGTGCTCGCCTTCCGGGACCTCAACGAAGAGGCCGAGGAGGAGATCGCGGCCAGCAAGTTCAACCTGAACTTCATCAAGCTGGACGGGCAGATCGGCTGCATGGTGAACGGCGCCGGCCTGGCCATGGGCACCATGGACATCATCAAGTACCACGGTGGCTCGCCTGCGAACTTCCTGGACGTGGGCGGTGGAGCCACCGAGGATGCCGTGAAGAACGCCTTCCGGATCATCCTGCAGGATCCTGCCGTGAAGGCCGTGCTGGTGAACATCTTCGGCGGCATCATGCGCTGTGACGTGGTCGCCGCGGGCATCGTCAACGCCGCCAAGGAGATCGGCATCCAGGTGCCGGTGGTGGTGCGCCTCGAGGGCACCAACGTCGAGGAGGGCAAGAAGATCCTGGCCGAGAGCGGCCTGAACCTCATCGTCGCCGCCGACCTGAAGGATGCCGCCGAAAAAGTCGTGGCGTCGATCAAGTAG